The DNA sequence GACTCTTGAATATTTTTCTTCAAGCGAAGATAGCGATGACTTATGTCAACTTCTATTCAATCATTGGCAAAGACCAAAGATTTTTGAAGATACAAAAAAATTTATTGAATCAGTAAATGTTCCAATATGCGTGGTATCTAATATAGATAGAGTTGATATAAATAATGCAATCAAATTTCATAATCTTAAATTTGATTGTGTTTTAACAAGTGAGGATGCAAAATCCTATAAGCCAAGAAAAGAACTTTTTGAACTTGCATTAAATGAGATGAAATTATCTAATAATGAAGTGATACACATAGGAGATTCTATCAGAAGTGATATTTTAGGAGCAAAAAAATGTGGTATAAAATCAATTTGGTTAAAAAGAAATAAAATGAATAAAACAAATGAAGTTATAGAAAATATTTGTATAGATTTAAATGAAGTTAAGAGTCTTATGGAAAAAATAATTTAAAAATAGAAAACAAGAATTAAGAAATTAAATTTAAGAAAAATAAATCAAGTTAGAATTTGGAGGGAAAATGTTTAATTCTAAATATTGTGAAATTGGATAACTAGAAAAGATTTCATTGAATTGGGAGGAATACTCATATGGAGATTTGGGATATTTATGATAAAGAAAGATGTATAACAGGTAATACGATAAAGCGTGGTAGTGAATTTAATGATAACGAATTTCATTTAGTTGTTCACATCTGTATATTTAATTCGAAGGGACAGATGTTAATTCAACGAAGGCAACCTTTTAAGAAAGGATGGCCCAATATGTGGGATATTACTGTTGGCGGTAGCTCGATAGCAGGTGAGAGTAGTTCACAGGCAGCTGAAAGGGAATTATTTGAGGAGATTGGATACAAAGCAGATTTTTCAAAGAGAAGACCGTTTTTCACAATCAACTTTAGCTATGGTTTTGATGATTATTACATTATTGAAGATGATGTAGATATCGATACATTAAAATTGCAATACGAAGAAGTACAATGTGTACGCTGGGCAACAAAAGATGAAATTATTGATTTAATAGATAAGGGTGAGTTCATATCATATTATAAGAACTTAATTAGATTAATGTTTGATATGAGAAAACAGCGTGGTGCAATAATTATTGAAAAATGATGGGCTTGAGTATGTGATAAACTTTCGTAATGGGCGTCATATAACAGCGTGTTCCCG is a window from the Haliovirga abyssi genome containing:
- a CDS encoding NUDIX hydrolase, with amino-acid sequence MEIWDIYDKERCITGNTIKRGSEFNDNEFHLVVHICIFNSKGQMLIQRRQPFKKGWPNMWDITVGGSSIAGESSSQAAERELFEEIGYKADFSKRRPFFTINFSYGFDDYYIIEDDVDIDTLKLQYEEVQCVRWATKDEIIDLIDKGEFISYYKNLIRLMFDMRKQRGAIIIEK
- a CDS encoding HAD family hydrolase, with product MKLKALFLDFYGTLVHEDDEIIPVICKRIEKSTDLNVSIEEIGRFWWQEFHELFMNSYGDNFKTQRIIEKISLDRTLEYFSSSEDSDDLCQLLFNHWQRPKIFEDTKKFIESVNVPICVVSNIDRVDINNAIKFHNLKFDCVLTSEDAKSYKPRKELFELALNEMKLSNNEVIHIGDSIRSDILGAKKCGIKSIWLKRNKMNKTNEVIENICIDLNEVKSLMEKII